The Lacipirellula parvula genome window below encodes:
- a CDS encoding sodium:solute symporter family transporter: MRLLLPFMLAAALHGNGGFARAQDAPPTVTPSAAAEKTLSELSKHQQPEVAVDAIARLASLGYRNATQPLLTTLHPEASGTLAAVVANRTIAQSDDHLDARDEAIQHLIAVAVNAASPVRQAALASLTAVSGKPSDQQIKQLRDGCIDPVGEAYIAFIFPEVADKQKIVQSINLLSSQQSDDRTNAAFALQHSRNDPTFNLSTHDITAAELTPDDSVVAAYATLLFADSANLSQAKNALLSFATGDAVDRAIVCEGLAERGNQSDLSVLNRFLQDENPAVQASAATAMLRIDRRQERSFGWLDWSVLAIYAVAMLVVGWMFSGVTSAEEYLLGGRAMKPWAVGVSLFATLMSTMTYLAFPGEMIRHGPLILSSFFSFPLVYLVVGRLIIPFIMRLRVTSAYEILEQRFGLSVRMLGSSMFLMLRLFWMATIVYATADIVLVPLLNLDSSATPLVCAAMAILTIAYTSMGGLQAVVVIDVIQTFIMLAGALLSLALISIKMGGVGAWIPTEWLPAWESPTFFSPDSRISVGMAIVSTFTWYICTACSDQMAIQRYLATRDAPSARKMFGVSLVCDFGVAVILSLLGLALLAYFTAHPEMLPDKATISSSADELLPRFIVRVLPAGVAGLVVAGILSAAMDSLSSGLNSACSVINEDWINRFWPGPRRNELRQVKAISWIVGIAVIAVSFITAYVPGNLMELCYKVINLLVTPLASLFLLAMFVRWATTLGAWAATATSLAVAVGVAFFEIGGLSFIWIMPASLLTGIGMGCVASLLPVGDRPPSLAGAD, from the coding sequence CGCGCAAGACGCTCCGCCGACGGTGACGCCCTCCGCCGCAGCAGAGAAAACCCTGTCCGAGCTTTCCAAGCACCAGCAACCAGAAGTCGCCGTCGACGCCATAGCGCGACTCGCGAGCTTGGGCTACCGGAACGCGACGCAGCCTCTCCTTACGACGCTTCATCCAGAGGCATCGGGAACGCTAGCTGCCGTCGTAGCCAATCGTACGATCGCTCAATCCGACGATCACCTAGACGCTCGCGACGAAGCAATTCAGCACCTCATAGCCGTCGCAGTTAATGCTGCTTCGCCAGTCCGGCAAGCTGCGCTGGCGTCACTGACGGCGGTGAGCGGAAAACCGAGCGATCAACAGATCAAACAATTGCGCGATGGCTGTATTGACCCGGTCGGAGAGGCCTACATAGCTTTTATCTTTCCAGAAGTCGCAGACAAGCAAAAAATCGTACAGAGCATCAATCTTCTTAGTTCCCAGCAGAGTGACGATCGTACTAATGCCGCTTTCGCTCTTCAGCACAGCCGCAACGATCCAACATTTAATCTGTCGACCCACGATATCACCGCAGCTGAGCTCACTCCGGACGACAGCGTTGTTGCAGCCTATGCGACGCTACTTTTCGCCGACTCCGCTAACTTGAGCCAAGCGAAAAACGCCTTACTTAGTTTCGCTACAGGCGATGCTGTCGATCGCGCCATCGTCTGCGAAGGACTTGCCGAGCGTGGCAATCAGTCCGACCTGTCGGTGCTAAATCGATTCCTGCAAGACGAGAATCCCGCCGTGCAAGCCTCCGCAGCCACCGCGATGCTTCGCATCGATCGACGACAAGAACGTTCGTTCGGTTGGCTCGATTGGTCGGTGCTGGCAATCTACGCCGTCGCCATGCTCGTCGTGGGGTGGATGTTCTCTGGCGTCACGAGCGCAGAGGAATACTTACTTGGCGGCCGCGCGATGAAACCTTGGGCCGTCGGCGTCTCGCTCTTCGCCACGCTTATGAGCACGATGACTTACTTGGCTTTTCCCGGCGAGATGATTCGCCACGGTCCGCTTATTCTCAGCTCATTTTTCAGCTTTCCGCTGGTTTACTTGGTTGTCGGCCGCTTGATCATCCCCTTCATCATGCGGCTACGAGTGACGAGTGCCTATGAGATCCTCGAACAGCGATTTGGGCTGAGCGTCCGCATGCTCGGTTCGAGCATGTTCCTCATGCTTCGCCTGTTCTGGATGGCGACGATCGTCTACGCGACGGCCGACATCGTGCTCGTGCCGCTGCTCAACCTCGACTCCAGCGCCACGCCGCTGGTGTGTGCCGCGATGGCGATTCTCACGATCGCCTACACCTCGATGGGAGGGCTGCAGGCCGTCGTCGTCATCGACGTCATTCAGACGTTCATTATGCTCGCCGGAGCGCTGCTTTCGCTGGCGTTGATCTCGATCAAAATGGGCGGCGTTGGCGCTTGGATTCCGACGGAATGGCTGCCCGCCTGGGAGTCTCCCACCTTCTTCTCGCCCGACTCACGCATCTCCGTCGGAATGGCAATCGTTTCCACGTTCACTTGGTACATCTGCACTGCTTGCTCAGACCAGATGGCCATTCAACGGTATCTCGCGACGCGTGACGCCCCCTCCGCGCGAAAGATGTTCGGCGTCTCGCTAGTTTGCGATTTCGGCGTCGCCGTCATCCTATCGCTGCTTGGACTCGCGCTGCTGGCCTACTTCACCGCTCACCCGGAGATGCTGCCAGACAAGGCGACGATTTCGAGCAGTGCCGACGAGTTGCTGCCTCGGTTTATCGTTCGCGTCCTGCCCGCCGGCGTTGCGGGTTTGGTGGTAGCCGGCATTCTCTCGGCGGCGATGGATAGTCTCTCCTCAGGCTTAAACTCAGCCTGCTCAGTCATTAATGAAGACTGGATCAATCGCTTCTGGCCTGGCCCGCGGCGCAACGAACTGCGTCAAGTGAAGGCTATCTCTTGGATCGTTGGTATAGCAGTGATCGCCGTGAGTTTCATCACGGCCTACGTGCCCGGAAATCTAATGGAGCTTTGCTACAAGGTGATCAACCTGCTGGTGACTCCGCTGGCATCGCTCTTTCTCCTCGCGATGTTTGTGCGATGGGCCACAACGCTGGGTGCCTGGGCCGCTACCGCAACAAGCCTCGCGGTCGCAGTCGGTGTCGCGTTCTTCGAGATCGGCGGCCTTTCCTTTATCTGGATCATGCCCGCTTCGCTGCTAACTGGGATTGGCATGGGATGCGTCGCCAGCCTGCTGCCCGTGGGTGATCGGCCGCCATCGTTGGCAGGTGCGGACTAA
- a CDS encoding DNA polymerase Y family protein codes for MIGHVDADCFYVSAERVRFPHLTGVPVGVIGNHGACIIAKSYEAKAAGIKTGTPIWEGVTLCPDAVYVKRDFRWYEALSRKMLELVKEVSPRVEFYSIDESFYEVEVIDPHGLQAAILERVGVPVSVGIAPTKTLAKLCSDSSKPFGVRIVTSDDERRELLAGIPVTEVCGIAGKAAIKLAAHRITTCDEFVAADNRLIRKLLTVVGERLWYELRGEPVLPVLISRAAHQRIARGGSIGRATRDPARVAAFVVRNVERVVEALFYYQVTCDQLTLSLDFRGAPGRAIRCSLLGSTADTGDLRDAALWLLPRVWRPASATVHYMHVIADRLRPLTDRQRSLFERRTVKDERIEFVKRSINDVVGRFALRSASTLPLTDVYDDPANSYDIPDIHGKTCF; via the coding sequence ATGATAGGCCACGTCGATGCAGATTGCTTTTACGTCTCCGCGGAGCGGGTGAGGTTCCCTCATCTGACCGGCGTACCGGTCGGCGTCATCGGCAACCATGGCGCCTGCATCATCGCCAAGAGTTACGAGGCAAAGGCCGCCGGCATCAAGACGGGAACGCCGATCTGGGAAGGCGTGACGCTCTGCCCCGACGCCGTCTATGTGAAGCGTGACTTTCGCTGGTACGAAGCCCTTAGCAGGAAGATGCTCGAACTGGTGAAAGAAGTCAGCCCGCGGGTTGAGTTCTACTCGATCGACGAATCGTTCTATGAAGTCGAAGTGATCGACCCTCACGGCCTGCAGGCCGCCATCCTGGAGCGCGTTGGCGTCCCGGTGAGCGTCGGCATCGCCCCGACGAAGACGCTGGCCAAACTCTGCTCAGATTCCAGTAAACCGTTCGGCGTCCGCATCGTCACGTCCGACGACGAGCGTCGCGAACTGCTAGCGGGCATCCCCGTCACCGAAGTCTGCGGCATTGCCGGCAAGGCAGCGATCAAGCTCGCCGCCCATCGCATCACCACCTGCGACGAGTTCGTCGCCGCCGACAACCGGCTGATTCGCAAACTGCTGACCGTGGTGGGAGAACGGCTCTGGTACGAACTGCGGGGCGAGCCGGTGCTGCCCGTTCTCATCAGCCGCGCCGCTCATCAGCGGATAGCCCGCGGCGGCTCGATTGGCCGCGCGACCCGCGACCCCGCCCGCGTGGCGGCGTTCGTCGTCCGCAACGTCGAGCGCGTTGTGGAAGCACTCTTCTACTATCAAGTCACCTGCGACCAACTGACGCTGTCGCTCGACTTCAGGGGCGCCCCCGGGCGAGCGATTCGGTGCAGCCTACTTGGAAGTACCGCCGACACCGGTGATTTGCGAGACGCAGCACTATGGCTCCTACCGCGGGTCTGGCGCCCAGCGTCGGCGACAGTTCACTACATGCACGTCATTGCCGACCGGCTGCGACCGCTCACCGATCGCCAACGCAGTCTCTTTGAACGGCGGACAGTGAAGGATGAGCGCATCGAATTCGTGAAGCGCAGCATCAACGACGTCGTCGGCCGGTTCGCGCTGCGGAGCGCTTCGACGTTGCCGCTGACCGACGTGTACGACGACCCGGCCAACTCCTACGATATTCCCGACATCCACGGAAAGACGTGCTTCTAA
- a CDS encoding S1/P1 nuclease: MRSAARSFLALFVAVFVLMATQRAGAWSESGHHLVALLAFDELTPEEQQKLLAILAAHPRYAEDFTPPEKIKNADRFRVGTAGYWPDIARKLPEYNRPSWHYQLGATLTLGEPSEYQVPKTPGELPTDATLETQDLHIAQAIELSRRIFNDQAAPPADRAIALCWLGHLVGDAHQPCHAGSLYAARLFPEGDRGANSIPTRQKNNMHALWDGLLGGRYSEGTLDRRVKEIAAPEFAVAGNAAMAAENPLEPLVWLAESRSAAVDHAYTHEVLGPVKATMEEGGELPEIYFSEAYLKQAGKLAQLRAVAAGKRLAAIWREGTR, from the coding sequence ATGCGCTCCGCTGCTCGCAGCTTTCTCGCTTTGTTTGTCGCCGTCTTCGTTTTGATGGCAACCCAGCGTGCTGGCGCTTGGTCAGAGTCCGGGCACCATTTAGTCGCTCTGCTCGCGTTCGATGAGCTGACGCCCGAAGAGCAGCAGAAGCTTCTCGCGATCCTCGCCGCTCACCCGCGATACGCCGAAGACTTCACGCCGCCAGAGAAGATCAAGAACGCCGATCGTTTCCGCGTCGGCACAGCTGGCTACTGGCCCGACATCGCTCGGAAGCTGCCGGAGTACAACCGTCCCTCTTGGCACTACCAACTCGGAGCCACGCTAACCCTTGGCGAGCCGTCAGAGTATCAGGTTCCCAAGACGCCAGGTGAATTGCCGACGGACGCCACTCTTGAGACGCAGGACCTCCACATCGCTCAAGCGATCGAACTGAGCCGGCGCATTTTCAACGACCAAGCGGCGCCACCCGCCGATCGAGCGATTGCACTTTGCTGGCTTGGCCATCTGGTTGGCGATGCTCACCAACCATGCCACGCGGGCAGCCTCTACGCCGCTCGCTTGTTCCCCGAAGGCGACCGCGGCGCCAACTCGATCCCGACGCGGCAGAAGAACAATATGCACGCGCTGTGGGATGGACTGCTCGGCGGTCGTTATAGCGAAGGGACTCTAGATCGCCGTGTGAAGGAAATTGCTGCGCCCGAGTTCGCGGTTGCCGGCAATGCGGCGATGGCGGCAGAGAACCCGCTTGAGCCGCTCGTCTGGCTGGCCGAAAGTCGCTCCGCCGCCGTCGACCACGCTTACACGCACGAGGTTCTCGGCCCCGTGAAGGCGACGATGGAAGAGGGTGGCGAACTTCCCGAAATCTACTTCTCCGAAGCGTACCTTAAACAGGCCGGCAAACTGGCTCAACTCCGCGCTGTAGCTGCTGGCAAGCGGCTCGCGGCAATTTGGCGCGAGGGCACTAGGTGA
- a CDS encoding RrF2 family transcriptional regulator — protein MKLGNTCSYAISAMSHIAAQPAGSVVSNTSICKAANLPTRYVLQLLRTLVNERVLLSVRGVSGGYKLARPASKITLLEIVEAIDGPIDGTPLELTGMAPASVNAVSKAMAAVAADTRKRLAAITLAELKVAKAA, from the coding sequence ATGAAGCTTGGCAACACCTGCAGCTACGCTATTTCAGCGATGTCGCACATCGCCGCCCAACCGGCCGGATCGGTCGTCTCGAACACGAGCATCTGCAAAGCGGCCAACCTGCCCACTCGCTACGTCCTGCAGTTGCTGCGGACGCTAGTCAACGAACGGGTTCTCCTAAGCGTCCGCGGCGTGTCGGGCGGCTACAAGCTCGCACGGCCGGCGTCGAAGATTACGCTGCTGGAGATCGTCGAGGCGATCGACGGGCCGATCGACGGCACGCCATTGGAGTTGACTGGGATGGCGCCGGCTTCTGTCAACGCGGTCTCGAAGGCGATGGCGGCCGTTGCAGCCGATACCCGGAAGCGGCTGGCGGCGATAACGCTCGCAGAGTTGAAGGTGGCGAAGGCGGCCTAG
- a CDS encoding choice-of-anchor Q domain-containing protein — protein sequence MAKLGWRLSKRETNSSRGKKLRHEQLEERRVLTTYWVSNDFDSGSGSLRYAIGQANAHSGADEIKFDASFNVPRVIALTTGQINITDELEVSGPGANLLTVRATDVDGIKNGNGSRIFSIDDGNGGSRFLATIAGVTLTGGDVDGTLGAEGGAIRSLEDLEVHESVISNNAIVGLASNGLAAGEQFYGGGIAVLYGAELTISSSIVTNNQLIALVSGVELVGITLTGAGVYSGGNLTVTDSIVSKNSSFIDMSYATDDIDQQSGHTPILRGGGIAIDTGELNVTRTVVDGNSLKIAGQGIDSQSADNTGIVTGAGIYAVGGAYNVSYTTISNNVAEWDIGFIGVSSWLQFEAFGAGAYLVGDTVVDSSTFSGNQIVSELRNSLNLHLLPHAFISQGAGIYLSGIDNAFDIRHSTIANNHILTGEGWGKVEMTGAGLQASAGLSLNHVLLGDNDFRRVNTSQVVREDLSTRYYPGGYAEALDSEYSLIETFDVGSSLSGNGNILSQDPSLERLDANGGFFLPDGSRIQTHALRTGSLAIDSGDEDIINPPDFDQRLTPYERIFNGDGIGEAVIDIGAFEKQPIDADDYNADFNNDGRVDGADFLIWQRGFGIATGATHSQGDANFDGDVDSNDLDIWKQQFGRGMGSIPSADYDTNGHVDRDDFLTWMTYFGTSTGATLSTGDADADGDVDEFDFLAWQIGFSDEAGGWSYNGGNDEFGDLTSGTILVSTLEDEDDGDYRLGRLSLREAIAIASEAVGVTEIVFASGLTGTIELALGALVLSNDVTINGPDAEKLVIDAGGLSRVFTINAGTEVTISGLTVTGGGNVSTGGGILNNGVLTLESVVVSGNTTTALGYGGGILTQNGLTGTASLYLRNSTVDGNHAAIGSGLYLSLDDGEVEITGSTISNNVALGLATSTYSAGGGLAADSTNTSSIEITNSTFSGNHAFYSGGIRLQNSLASFSLVNSTIAYNIGNDSGGLQRLNNTSDPVLHNTIVSENTAHSTSTKLDILGSVDLTNSTYNLIGSGGAGGLSNTNGNIILSSPNTAGLAPLGDYGGKTKTHALKTTSPAIDKGSNAYATTYDQRGLGFTGKYDLPDGTYPNGGGGYRDIGAYEASTGTTLIVRSDDDRNNSVNLKATTDSLRLREAIALSADLAGKETIVFDFIEWNDDEIALSSILGSLDVTSDLTIYASDVLPVTINAFGNSSVFVIDGATVVMRGITITGGNGDDAGGIYASDSNLTLDEVSVSGNTGADTGGVLVDTGVLTIINSTVDDNQGDLVGGVKVLAAELNVYGSTISSNGGPDSGGIYLLSAEPASILNSTISGNTGYWFGGVAAFGGTSLSIINSTITDNSADTSGYSGGLMVGSYTTAILHNTILAGNYAGTSDSDLYVHINGDIDSDSSYNLIGYDPDDYFSDLKGNIRGTISALDAKLMPLADNGGPTLTHALMYDSAAVDAGDDTIDDLWEIDFDQRGFDRTADNVYGFGDGIDIGAVELAVGELYA from the coding sequence ATGGCGAAGCTTGGTTGGCGTCTCTCGAAGCGCGAGACGAATTCATCAAGGGGTAAAAAGCTGAGACATGAACAGCTTGAGGAACGGCGCGTCCTCACTACCTATTGGGTAAGCAACGATTTTGACAGCGGGTCAGGGTCGTTGCGGTATGCGATCGGGCAAGCTAATGCACATAGTGGCGCGGACGAAATTAAGTTTGATGCATCATTTAATGTACCGCGAGTGATTGCCCTCACCACAGGCCAGATAAACATAACTGATGAGCTCGAGGTAAGCGGGCCCGGCGCCAACCTCCTTACCGTACGCGCGACGGATGTCGATGGAATAAAGAACGGCAACGGAAGTCGCATCTTCAGTATCGACGATGGGAATGGCGGCAGTCGATTTCTAGCCACAATCGCGGGCGTCACGCTAACCGGTGGAGATGTAGATGGAACTCTAGGCGCTGAGGGAGGCGCTATACGGTCTTTAGAGGACCTGGAAGTGCACGAGTCCGTCATCTCCAACAACGCGATAGTCGGATTAGCCTCCAATGGACTAGCCGCAGGTGAGCAGTTCTACGGCGGTGGAATTGCGGTTCTGTACGGTGCAGAACTAACTATTAGCAGCTCGATCGTCACCAACAACCAGCTAATTGCTCTCGTGAGTGGGGTTGAACTCGTCGGCATAACGCTCACAGGAGCCGGAGTCTACTCAGGAGGCAATCTGACGGTCACGGACAGTATCGTCAGCAAAAATTCATCTTTTATCGATATGTCATATGCTACCGATGACATAGACCAGCAGAGCGGCCACACCCCAATTCTAAGAGGGGGCGGTATCGCAATTGACACCGGCGAATTAAATGTGACCCGCACCGTAGTTGATGGCAATTCGCTAAAAATTGCAGGCCAAGGGATTGATTCGCAGTCTGCCGACAACACGGGCATCGTTACGGGAGCCGGCATCTACGCGGTAGGAGGAGCGTACAACGTTTCGTACACGACCATCAGCAATAATGTCGCCGAATGGGATATCGGTTTTATTGGCGTGAGTTCGTGGTTGCAGTTCGAAGCGTTCGGGGCGGGCGCATATCTAGTTGGTGACACCGTTGTGGATTCAAGCACTTTTAGTGGCAACCAGATTGTCTCCGAGCTTCGAAATAGCTTAAACCTGCACCTCTTACCACACGCTTTCATTTCACAAGGCGCAGGTATCTATTTGTCCGGGATCGACAATGCGTTCGATATACGCCACTCCACTATCGCTAACAACCACATCTTGACTGGTGAAGGCTGGGGGAAGGTTGAAATGACCGGAGCTGGACTCCAGGCTTCAGCGGGGCTTTCTCTCAATCATGTGTTGTTAGGAGACAACGACTTTCGTAGAGTGAACACGAGTCAAGTTGTGCGTGAAGACTTATCAACACGCTACTACCCGGGCGGCTATGCCGAAGCGTTAGATTCAGAGTACTCGCTTATCGAAACGTTCGACGTTGGCTCCAGCCTCTCAGGCAACGGGAATATCTTAAGTCAGGACCCGTCGCTCGAACGACTCGATGCAAACGGTGGATTTTTCTTACCAGACGGATCAAGAATTCAGACCCATGCTCTACGGACAGGTAGCTTAGCCATTGATTCCGGGGATGAAGATATCATCAATCCGCCCGACTTCGATCAACGGTTGACACCCTACGAACGAATATTCAACGGCGACGGCATTGGTGAGGCCGTCATTGACATCGGAGCTTTTGAGAAGCAGCCGATCGACGCGGATGACTATAACGCCGACTTCAACAACGATGGCCGCGTTGACGGCGCCGATTTTCTTATCTGGCAGCGAGGTTTTGGCATCGCAACGGGTGCGACTCACAGTCAAGGGGATGCCAACTTCGATGGCGATGTCGACAGCAACGATCTTGATATATGGAAACAACAGTTCGGTCGCGGAATGGGGAGTATCCCTTCCGCAGATTATGACACCAACGGGCATGTCGACAGGGATGACTTTCTTACTTGGATGACATACTTCGGCACGTCGACCGGCGCTACGCTTTCGACCGGCGATGCGGACGCAGACGGTGACGTCGATGAGTTCGATTTCTTAGCTTGGCAGATCGGCTTCAGCGATGAAGCGGGGGGGTGGTCCTACAACGGTGGTAATGATGAGTTTGGAGATTTAACCAGTGGAACTATTCTCGTCTCAACTCTTGAGGATGAGGATGATGGCGACTATCGCCTAGGTCGACTTAGCCTCCGCGAAGCGATCGCAATCGCTTCCGAGGCAGTTGGCGTCACGGAGATTGTCTTTGCCAGCGGGCTGACTGGAACTATAGAACTCGCGCTCGGCGCCTTGGTTCTGTCGAACGACGTGACGATCAATGGGCCTGATGCGGAGAAGTTGGTTATTGATGCCGGCGGCCTAAGCCGCGTATTTACGATCAACGCCGGCACCGAAGTAACCATCAGCGGCCTCACTGTGACGGGCGGCGGCAACGTCTCCACTGGCGGCGGTATTCTCAACAACGGCGTGCTGACGCTGGAGAGCGTCGTCGTTAGTGGTAATACCACCACCGCCTTAGGCTATGGCGGCGGCATTCTCACCCAGAACGGATTGACGGGAACCGCCTCGCTCTACCTCCGTAACAGCACCGTCGACGGCAATCATGCGGCGATCGGTAGTGGCCTCTACCTCAGCCTCGACGACGGCGAAGTGGAGATCACCGGCAGCACCATTTCCAACAACGTTGCTCTTGGACTTGCGACCTCGACCTATTCGGCCGGCGGCGGCCTTGCCGCTGACAGCACGAACACGTCATCGATCGAGATCACGAACAGCACGTTCTCAGGAAACCATGCGTTCTATAGCGGCGGCATTCGCCTGCAGAACAGCTTGGCTTCCTTCAGTCTGGTCAACTCCACGATCGCTTACAACATCGGCAACGATAGCGGCGGTCTCCAGCGTCTCAACAACACGTCGGACCCGGTTCTCCACAACACGATCGTCTCTGAGAACACGGCTCACTCGACCAGTACCAAGCTGGATATCTTGGGCTCAGTCGATTTAACTAACAGCACCTACAACCTCATCGGCAGCGGGGGAGCCGGCGGTCTGAGCAACACGAACGGCAACATCATACTGAGCAGTCCCAATACCGCGGGACTGGCGCCGCTCGGCGACTACGGCGGTAAGACGAAGACGCACGCCCTGAAGACAACCAGCCCGGCGATCGACAAGGGAAGTAATGCATATGCGACAACCTACGACCAGCGCGGACTCGGTTTCACGGGTAAGTACGATCTTCCGGACGGCACATACCCGAACGGGGGAGGAGGTTACCGCGACATCGGCGCTTACGAAGCCAGCACTGGTACAACGCTAATCGTACGTAGCGATGATGATCGCAATAACTCCGTCAACTTAAAAGCCACGACGGATTCTCTCAGGCTCCGAGAAGCGATCGCATTGTCGGCAGATTTGGCTGGCAAAGAGACTATTGTTTTCGACTTCATAGAGTGGAATGACGACGAAATCGCGCTATCTTCTATCTTGGGAAGTCTCGATGTTACGAGCGATCTTACGATTTACGCCTCCGACGTTTTGCCAGTAACTATTAACGCTTTCGGTAACAGCTCCGTATTTGTTATTGACGGCGCGACGGTGGTTATGCGTGGAATTACCATCACAGGCGGCAATGGAGACGACGCGGGAGGGATTTACGCATCTGATTCAAATTTGACACTCGATGAAGTGAGCGTCTCAGGGAACACTGGCGCCGATACAGGCGGGGTGCTCGTGGATACCGGGGTGCTGACGATCATCAACTCTACAGTTGATGACAACCAGGGTGACTTGGTGGGAGGAGTGAAGGTTCTGGCAGCGGAACTCAATGTTTACGGAAGTACGATTAGCAGTAACGGCGGGCCGGACAGCGGCGGCATCTATCTTCTCAGCGCCGAGCCTGCATCCATTCTCAATAGCACTATATCAGGTAATACGGGATATTGGTTTGGAGGTGTTGCTGCGTTCGGCGGAACATCTCTTTCAATAATAAATTCGACGATCACAGACAATTCGGCCGATACGAGCGGCTATTCGGGTGGGTTGATGGTGGGCTCATACACCACAGCGATACTACACAACACGATCCTCGCAGGTAACTACGCCGGGACATCAGACAGCGACCTTTACGTGCACATCAATGGCGATATCGACTCAGATAGTTCGTACAATCTTATTGGGTACGATCCTGATGATTACTTCTCGGATCTGAAGGGAAATATTCGCGGTACGATATCCGCTCTAGATGCTAAGTTGATGCCACTCGCCGACAATGGCGGCCCAACATTGACCCATGCGTTGATGTACGACAGCGCTGCTGTTGATGCTGGCGACGATACGATCGATGACCTGTGGGAAATCGATTTCGATCAACGCGGCTTTGATCGCACCGCGGACAATGTCTACGGTTTCGGCGACGGCATCGATATCGGCGCCGTCGAACTCGCAGTCGGTGAGCTTTACGCTTAA